GGTGTTCACATCGGCTTTCAGGGCCTCGAGGTCGAGCAGTGAAAGGTTTCTGCTCTGTTCGTTGATCAGGGGAACAAATAGGGCTATAATGCCCACAAAGATTCCGAGAAAGAAGACTATGGTGGCAATCACGGCAATCGTATTCGGAAACTTCAGCCGTTGCCTAAGGAATATGACGATTGGCCGGCCCAACAGTGCCACTACTGCGGCAATGGCCAAATACGCCAAGACCGAACGGATTTTATAAAGAAACAAAAGGGCCAAGTAGATGGCGGCCAAAATGGCGACCGCCTTTACGATGCCGTTGGCAATGGTATTCGAAGAGGGTTTCACATTCATGATGAAAAGACATATTCTATAATGTTCGCTCCCATTTGAAGGGCCTTGGTGCGCACTTCTTCAGGGTCGTTGTGTACTGCAGGGTCTTCCCAGCCGTCGCCCAGATCACTTTCGTATGTGTAGAGCAGTAACAAGCGGCCTTCATGAAAAATGCCAAAGGCTTGGGGCCGCTTGGCATCGTGTTCATGGATCTTGGGCAGCCCATCTACAAATTGAAAGGTTTGGTCAAAGATCGGGTGGTCTGCACCCAATTCTTCCAGTTCCTTATCTGGAAACACTTTTTTGATTTCCCTTCTGAAGTAGGGGTCCATGCCATAACTGTCATCTACATGCAGGAACCCTCCCGAAAGTAGATAGGTGCGTAGGTTTTTGGCCTCTTCGGTTGAGAAAAATACATTGCCGTGCCCCGTCATGTGCAAAAATGGAAACTGGAAAATATTGACACTGCCCACCTTGACCGTTTCAATTTTGGGGTCGATATCTGTATTGATATTGGAATTGCAGAACGAAATCAAGTTTGGCAATGCGGTCGGATTTGAATACCAATCGCCACCGCCGCCATATTTAAGGATACCGATTTGTTGCGAATGCCCAATGGCCGTTGCCAAAAACAAAAGAACCAAAAGGTGTAGGGAAAGCTGCCGCATTTGCATTTGATTGAATACTTTCAAATTTACGGTATTTTTTGGTTTGCCCTGTTCAGAACAGGGCCCTCAATGGTTTATCATGGCCACTATGGTACAGGCCACCAAGGCCGCTGTTTCGGTCCTGAGACGATTGGGACCCAACGACACGGGAACAAAGCCATTTTTTACGGCCAACGAAATCTCTTCTTCAGAAAAATCGCCTTCTGGCCCTATCAATATTATGACATCTTTGTCGGGCGCAACGCTGCGCTTTAGCTCCATCTTGTCGCCTTCGGCGCAATGTGCGATGAATTTGAGTCCTTGATGGTCCTGCTCAACAAAGGTCTTGAAATCAACCAGTGGGTTCAATTTGGGCAAGAAAGTCTGAAGCGACTGTTTCATGGCCGATTGTATCACTTTTTGGTAGCGTTCGTGTTTGATGACCTTTCTTTCGGAATGGTCGCATCGAATGGGCGAAAATTCGTTTACCCCGATCTCGGTGGCTTTCTCCAAGAACCACTCATATCGGTCGTTCATCTTGGTGGGTGCCACGGCCATGTGAAGGCTGTGCAACCTGGGGATTGTTTTTTTTACCCTTACGATCTGTGCCCTGCATTTTTTGGGGTCGGCGGCCAAAATCTCAGCCTCGAACAAATATCCTTTTCCGTTCGTGATGGTAAGTAGGTCGCCTGCTCTTTTTCGTAAAACCTTCACAATATGTTTGCTCTCTTCAGATGAAAAGTTGAACTGTTTAGAGCTGTTGTCGAGGTCGGCATTGTAGAATAGCTGCATGGTTCAGTTTTTTAACTTGCTTTTGGCATGTTCGAGGCCTAGTTCGATATAGTAATGTAGTACCTGCTCTGTGGTGCATCCTTCTGGCGACACAAATACAAACTCTTTCATCGGACGCTTGGTAAAGTCCATGGGCCTTACATGTGGTTTTTGCAGTGCAGCTGGCATTTTTGCCTCTACAACACGAACCATCAGGTCATCTTTTACGATACCCACCGTCATTTTTCCTTTATAGAGATAGGCAATGCCGCCAAACATCTTTTTTTCCTCGAATTTTTCAGGAAAGCTTTTTAGGGCGGCACTGATGCGTCTGGCAAATTCTTGGTTGTAGCGCATGGTTCTAGTTGTCGTATCGGTTCACTGTTCTGTACTGTGCCACCCATTGAAATAGTTGTTGTACAACATTTCTCTGAGTAATAAGAATTTCTTAGGGGCAGGCTGCCCAAAATGAAAATCAGGTGCATATGTATGCATCAGCCATCAATGGCATACCGGGCTTTGGCGGCAATGGCCTGATTGCTGAAATCACCCTCAATATATTTTAAATAACCCACAATGCCAATCATCGCGGCATTATCGGTGCAATACTCGAATTTGGGGATAAAGGTTTTCCACCCTAGGTTTTCCTCCGCTTCTTTTAGGCGGGCCCTGATGCCTGAATTGGCCGCCACCCCGCCTCCGATGGCAATTTGTATGATGCCCGTTTGTTTTACGGCCATCGCGAGTTTTTCCATTAGAATCTCTAAAATGGTGTGCTGTATAGACGCACAGATGTCATAAAGGTTCTCTTTAATAAAACTGTCGTTTTTTTGGGTTTCCCGCTGCACAAAATATAGAATGCTGGTTTTTAAACCACTGAAGCTGAAATTGAGTCCGTCCACCTTTGGCTTCGGAAAATCGAATGCATTGGGATTCCCTTGTTGGGCATATTTATCGATCAATGGCCCGCCAGGATAGGGCAGCCCCAATAGCTTGGCACTTTTGTCAAAGGCCTCGCCGACGGCATCGTCAAGCGTTTCACCTAAAATTTCCAAATCGAAATACCCCTTCACCAAGACAATCTGTGTGTGCCCTCCACTAATGGTCATGGCCAAAAAGGGAAAGTTTGGTCGGGCACTGTTTTCGTCCGCTATAAAGTGTGCCAAAATATGTGCCTGCATATGGTTGACCTCGATCAAGGGTATGTTTAGTCCGAGGGCCATTGACTTGGCAAACGAAGTACCCACCAAAAGAGAACCGAGCAGGCCGGGCCCACGTGTAAAGGCTATGGCCGAAAGCTGTTTTTTGTCGATATTTGCCATGGCCAGTGCCTGGTGCACTACGGGAACGATGTTTTGTTGGTGTGCCCTTGATGCCAATTCAGGCACCACCCCCCCGTATTGCTCATGTATTTCTTGTGAGGCCACCACATTGCTCAGCACTTTGTCATTGAACAAAATAGCGGCTGAAGTGTCATCACAGGACGATTCAATGGCCAAGATGTATTTTTTTTCGGCAATCATTGGTATTTGGAACAAAAATTGGTCGTACAAAGATAAAAACAATGCCCTATCAAAAAGCTTCGTAAAATACTTGTCAGAACGGTTTTGGTTATTCTGCTGTTGGCAGTGTTGGGCTCGTTGGTATTGTCGCTTCCGGTGGTGCAGACCTCACTGGCCAAAAAAGTCACCGATAGGATCAACGAAGATTTTGGCACCAACATCGGTATAGAAAGGGTGCAGCTCTCGCTGCTATCATTGAACACAGGCCTCAAGGGTATTTATATTGAAGACTACAAAAAAGATACCCTTATCTATGTACAAAAGCTCTCCACCTCGATCTTAAACCTTCGGGGCATGGCCAATAACAAGATGGAATTTGGCGATATTGAGGTCAACGGCCTGTATTTGAACCTGAAAACATATCAGGATGAGGACTTTACCAATCTGGACGTCTTTATCGATAAGTTGGATGATGGCAAGCCCCGCGACCCGGGTACACCCCCATTTTTTCTGTCTTCCTCAGAAATCAATATTGCCGATAGCCGTTTTAAACTATCAGACGAGAATGCCGAGCCGGTTGAGCAATTGCATTTTAAGCAACTCGCCATATTGGCCCATGATTTTCAGATTTTGGGGCCAGATGTAACGACAAAAATCGAGGCTTTGTCTTTTTTGAGCAAGCGCGACATGCACCTTGAAAAACTTTCTGCCGAGTTTACCTACACCAAACAACAGATGCGTTTTGATTCGCTGTTCATAAAAACTCCCGAATCGGCATTGCAAGGCGGCCTGGTTTTCAAGTATGACCGCAAAGATTTAAAAGACTTTGTTGATAAGGTACAGGTCGAGGGCCATTTTGAGGAATCGACCGTGGCATTCAATGAAATCAATAAGTACTTTAACGAGTTTGGCACCAACAAGGTGGCCACTTTTACCATGCAAGTTTCAGGTGTTCTTAACAATCTGGATATTGATGGACTGATTCTTAGGTCTGACAATACCGGTATCCGCGGAAATTTCAATTTTCGCAACATGTTTACCGAACAGGCGCCCTTTGTTATGAATGCCGAGATGGAAAATGTAACCTCAAGTTATTATGAACTTAGAAGCTTGTTGCCCCAGATTTTGGGAGACAACACCCTGCCCAGCTCGTTTCGAAAATTTGGGCAGTTTACCATTCGGGGCGATGCAGAGGTGACCGAAAGTTCAATCGATGCCCAAGTAAACCTCCACACGGCAATCGGTAGCACCTATTCGAACCTGCAGATGACCAATATCGACAATATTGATGATGCCTCATATTTGGGGTTCATTTCATTGATGGATTTTGATTTGGGAGACTTTATAGATGACCCCAATTTTGGCAAAACAACTCTCGATGTGAATGTAGAGGGCAAGGGCTTTATCGCTGAATACCTGAATACTGAGGCCATTGGCGATATATACAGCCTCGAGTTCAATGGGTACAACTACCAGAACATAAAGGTTTCGGGAATTTTAAAAAATCAATTGTTTGACGGTACACTGCTGGTCAACGACAAAAATTTCAGGTTCGATTTTAAAGGTTTGGCTGATTTTAGCGAAGAGCAAAATACCTTCAACTTTACTGCCGATGCCGACTACGCCAATCTCAAGGCGATGAACTTTATCGATGACAGTGTGGCCATTTTCAAGGGCAATGTCAATATGGACATAACGGGCAACGATCTTGATAATATTGTAGGGGACATACGCTTTTCGAACACTACCTATCAAAACAAAAATGATATTTACTTTTTTGATGATTTTGCCGTATCGTCGACCTTTGAGAGTGATTCTGTTCGAAACATACAGATAATATCGCCAGATATCATCACGGGATATGTAAAGGGGAATTTTAGGGTACGTGAAATGGGCAAGTTGGTCCAGAATTCGATAGGAAGCATCTACACCAATTACAAACCCTATGAAATTTCAGGAGGCCAAACGGTTTCATTCAACCTAAAGATCTACAATAAGATTGTCGATGTTTTCTTTCCAGAGGTCAAGTTTGGCCCCGATACCTATATTCGAGGCAATATTGTGGCCGATGAGGGCGATTTCAAGCTAACCTTCAAATCGCCGAACATCGAGGCATTTAAAAATGAATTCAAGAACATTGAACTGAAGATAGACAATAAGAACCCCCTTTTCAACACCTTTTTATCGGTTGATGAAATGGCCACCGTATACTACGATATAAAAGACTTCAACCTCATCAACACCACTTTAAAAGACACGCTGTTCTTTAGAACGGAATTCACGGGTGGTAGTGAGTACAACGACAGTTATCGGCTGAATTTCTACCACACTTTCAACGAGGACAACAAGTCGGTTGTGGGCCTGAAAAAATCAGAAGTCAGCTTCAAGGGAAACACATGGACCCTCAATAAGGAAGGCAACAGCAAGAACAAGGTCATCTTCAACAAGACCCTCGACAGTATTAGGATCGAAGAGGTTGTAATGAACAATAACAATCAAGAACAGATCCGTCTAAGGGGTGAGTTGGCCGACTCTACCTATAAAGACCTCGAGCTTCAGTTCAAGATTGTATCGCTGCGCAAGATTACCCCGTCTATCGACAGCCTACGGTTAGATGGCTCGGTGAACGGGTCTTTGAACATTCTTCAGAAAGAAAAGAAGTACCTGCCCACTTCCAATATGTCAATCGATGATTTTAGTGTCAACGATATTCGTTTGGGTGATTTGGAAATTGGCATTTTTGGCAATAACGACCTAACCGAATTTGGGGTCAATACCTGGTTGTCTGACAAGGGGGTTGAGAAACTGGGCATTAACGGCAAGGTGTTCAACCACAACAATAAGGTAGAGTTCAACCTCAATTCATCTTTTAGCAACTTTGACCTTTTGCCCTTTAGCCCCTTGGGGGAGGATGTTATTTCGAACATTAGGGGCCTTGTTAACGGTAGTGCCACGATTACGGGCAGTGCCTCCAATCCTGAAATAAATGGAGAGCTTACGCTTACCGATGCAGGTCTGGGTATTCCCTACTTGAACGTCGATTACGATTTTGCGCCCCTTTCAAAGGTTCGACTTTTCGGGCAGACCTTTTATTTTGAGAACATCGGTTTGACCGATGTGGCAGAGGGCACCACGGCCATCTTAGATGGCACCATTAGCCACATGGCCTTTGATGATTGGACCCTTAACTTTGACCTGAACACCAACAATGGCCGCTTCTTGGTGCTGAACACTGATTTTGACGAGGAAGCCTTGTACTATGGAACGGGTTTCATTAATGGAACTGGGCGCATATTTGGCCCTACCGATGCCTTAAACATAACCATGGAGAATGCCAAAACCGCTAGGGGCACCTCTTTGAAAATACCGCTAAGTGATGTGACCAGTGTGGGCGACTATTCCTTCATCAATTTTATCGAAAAAAACGAAGAGAAGACGATTGAGGCCCAACGGGTACTCGATGAGTATAAGGGGCTTGAGATGGCCTTTGACCTAGAGGTAACACCAGATGCAGAGGTAGAGATTGTGGTAGACCGCAGTACGGGCAGTTCATTAAAAGGTACGGGTGAGGGTATTTTGCTGATCGAGATCAACACCAACGGAAAGTTCAACATGTATGGTGAGTTTGTCGTGGTGACCGGCGAATATAATTACCGTTTCGGTGGTATCATTGACAAAAAATTTAAGGTGCGCCCCGGAGGTACTATTCTTTGGGAGGGTGACCCACTTGCAGCTCAATTGAATATGGAGGCCGTTTATTCGCTTACGGCCAACCCGGCGCCCTTGTTGGCCAATACCGGATATAGGGGGAGAATCCCCACAGAGGTGGTGGTGAGGCTCGATGGCGAGCTTGAAAGTCCCAGTATTCAATTTAACATCGAGTTCCCGGGAACCAGTTCAGTGGTGAAGAGCGAATTGGAGTACCGTCTACAAGACCCCACTTTCGAAGAGCGAAATGCCTTTTTTCTTTTGGCACAGGGCACTTTTGTGAACGAGCAGACTGGGCTCAATCAGCAGGCCGTGACCGGTAACCTGATACAGACTGCATCGGGGCTTTTGAACCAGATCTTGGCGGGCAACA
This portion of the Flagellimonas lutaonensis genome encodes:
- a CDS encoding 16S rRNA (uracil(1498)-N(3))-methyltransferase, producing MQLFYNADLDNSSKQFNFSSEESKHIVKVLRKRAGDLLTITNGKGYLFEAEILAADPKKCRAQIVRVKKTIPRLHSLHMAVAPTKMNDRYEWFLEKATEIGVNEFSPIRCDHSERKVIKHERYQKVIQSAMKQSLQTFLPKLNPLVDFKTFVEQDHQGLKFIAHCAEGDKMELKRSVAPDKDVIILIGPEGDFSEEEISLAVKNGFVPVSLGPNRLRTETAALVACTIVAMINH
- a CDS encoding DUF4159 domain-containing protein produces the protein MRQLSLHLLVLLFLATAIGHSQQIGILKYGGGGDWYSNPTALPNLISFCNSNINTDIDPKIETVKVGSVNIFQFPFLHMTGHGNVFFSTEEAKNLRTYLLSGGFLHVDDSYGMDPYFRREIKKVFPDKELEELGADHPIFDQTFQFVDGLPKIHEHDAKRPQAFGIFHEGRLLLLYTYESDLGDGWEDPAVHNDPEEVRTKALQMGANIIEYVFSS
- a CDS encoding translocation/assembly module TamB domain-containing protein, with the protein product MVILLLAVLGSLVLSLPVVQTSLAKKVTDRINEDFGTNIGIERVQLSLLSLNTGLKGIYIEDYKKDTLIYVQKLSTSILNLRGMANNKMEFGDIEVNGLYLNLKTYQDEDFTNLDVFIDKLDDGKPRDPGTPPFFLSSSEINIADSRFKLSDENAEPVEQLHFKQLAILAHDFQILGPDVTTKIEALSFLSKRDMHLEKLSAEFTYTKQQMRFDSLFIKTPESALQGGLVFKYDRKDLKDFVDKVQVEGHFEESTVAFNEINKYFNEFGTNKVATFTMQVSGVLNNLDIDGLILRSDNTGIRGNFNFRNMFTEQAPFVMNAEMENVTSSYYELRSLLPQILGDNTLPSSFRKFGQFTIRGDAEVTESSIDAQVNLHTAIGSTYSNLQMTNIDNIDDASYLGFISLMDFDLGDFIDDPNFGKTTLDVNVEGKGFIAEYLNTEAIGDIYSLEFNGYNYQNIKVSGILKNQLFDGTLLVNDKNFRFDFKGLADFSEEQNTFNFTADADYANLKAMNFIDDSVAIFKGNVNMDITGNDLDNIVGDIRFSNTTYQNKNDIYFFDDFAVSSTFESDSVRNIQIISPDIITGYVKGNFRVREMGKLVQNSIGSIYTNYKPYEISGGQTVSFNLKIYNKIVDVFFPEVKFGPDTYIRGNIVADEGDFKLTFKSPNIEAFKNEFKNIELKIDNKNPLFNTFLSVDEMATVYYDIKDFNLINTTLKDTLFFRTEFTGGSEYNDSYRLNFYHTFNEDNKSVVGLKKSEVSFKGNTWTLNKEGNSKNKVIFNKTLDSIRIEEVVMNNNNQEQIRLRGELADSTYKDLELQFKIVSLRKITPSIDSLRLDGSVNGSLNILQKEKKYLPTSNMSIDDFSVNDIRLGDLEIGIFGNNDLTEFGVNTWLSDKGVEKLGINGKVFNHNNKVEFNLNSSFSNFDLLPFSPLGEDVISNIRGLVNGSATITGSASNPEINGELTLTDAGLGIPYLNVDYDFAPLSKVRLFGQTFYFENIGLTDVAEGTTAILDGTISHMAFDDWTLNFDLNTNNGRFLVLNTDFDEEALYYGTGFINGTGRIFGPTDALNITMENAKTARGTSLKIPLSDVTSVGDYSFINFIEKNEEKTIEAQRVLDEYKGLEMAFDLEVTPDAEVEIVVDRSTGSSLKGTGEGILLIEINTNGKFNMYGEFVVVTGEYNYRFGGIIDKKFKVRPGGTILWEGDPLAAQLNMEAVYSLTANPAPLLANTGYRGRIPTEVVVRLDGELESPSIQFNIEFPGTSSVVKSELEYRLQDPTFEERNAFFLLAQGTFVNEQTGLNQQAVTGNLIQTASGLLNQILAGNNDKFNFGLSYEQGLLNQSAEISSEDRIGVTVSTQISDRILVNGRVGVPVGGVSETVVAGDVEVQVLLNEEGTLSAKIFNRENQIQQFLSERQGYTQGLGLSYQVDFNSFRDLLRRVFQKNKDPEAKKPSANAPSNVMGKDSLVRFRTKTDPPK
- the tsaD gene encoding tRNA (adenosine(37)-N6)-threonylcarbamoyltransferase complex transferase subunit TsaD; the protein is MIAEKKYILAIESSCDDTSAAILFNDKVLSNVVASQEIHEQYGGVVPELASRAHQQNIVPVVHQALAMANIDKKQLSAIAFTRGPGLLGSLLVGTSFAKSMALGLNIPLIEVNHMQAHILAHFIADENSARPNFPFLAMTISGGHTQIVLVKGYFDLEILGETLDDAVGEAFDKSAKLLGLPYPGGPLIDKYAQQGNPNAFDFPKPKVDGLNFSFSGLKTSILYFVQRETQKNDSFIKENLYDICASIQHTILEILMEKLAMAVKQTGIIQIAIGGGVAANSGIRARLKEAEENLGWKTFIPKFEYCTDNAAMIGIVGYLKYIEGDFSNQAIAAKARYAIDG
- a CDS encoding TfoX/Sxy family protein, with product MRYNQEFARRISAALKSFPEKFEEKKMFGGIAYLYKGKMTVGIVKDDLMVRVVEAKMPAALQKPHVRPMDFTKRPMKEFVFVSPEGCTTEQVLHYYIELGLEHAKSKLKN